The following proteins are co-located in the Silene latifolia isolate original U9 population chromosome 1, ASM4854445v1, whole genome shotgun sequence genome:
- the LOC141647578 gene encoding protein FAR1-RELATED SEQUENCE 5-like, which produces MADMEIVAYEAVENVIDDVLDETIPPVSEEDFCKQLEDVFTPYIGMEFGDIEEAITFYKVYALGVGFDVRKYTTKKWRDGTIKSKLLVCNREGFTKSSNESPGKEEDGSKQERRNKLKRIGCKARMRLFLKNGVLLVDRFHEEHNHELVAVKDMEFQKLSKNISKYHMGLIVSNSRLNIGTTRTYRMCKEVVNGYHNIGASLNDFKNFQRDIKCFIHERDGQLFIDHFKNMAETRPDFYFDYDVDVDVAYDAQFGRMALLGGTTLSLEMRFLTTLLTPLTTKETTESFNWVFERFLIAMRGKEPQETTGIIASLPEKFKTARHRFCMWHIMNKVPCKYGSKRKDYQVFLKKLNAIVWDEELEAEEFDNRWSAIIEEHVPADIEWFTDYYDIRRQWVMAHCKDLRMGGIMRTTQRSESENNFFKSKLAIETDGAKIYTHDIFEDFQEELKNAIGGFSCKGFLESNNLEVTTLKDSLGGRNFDVQYNPGTFEASCSCKLFERKGVLCRHIIWIYSGNGVNEIPESAIARRWTKDALRSGDYSTGECTDDMDIIDSKQLQMTKLWSEIHETIGVLVDKEKEDVEGLTNLIREFREKLTPVGEKLNKQQEMEKLLGCKASKEISILPPRYSKNKGSGKRILSSKAKAIAIASKPKRMCNNCKQMAHHDKRNCPNPFAEHPPQLSESSEEEEEEEEEVEDLSEE; this is translated from the exons ATGGCTGATATGGAGATTGTGGCTTATGAGGCTGTTGAGAACG TTATAGATGATGTTCTTGATGAAACAATTCCACCGGTGTCAGAGGAAGACTTTTGTAAGCAGTTGGAGGATGTATTTACACCATACATTGGGATGGAGTTTGGGGATATTGAGGAAGCTATAACATTTTATAAGGTGTACGCACTTGGGGTTGGGTTCGATGTGAGAAAATACacgactaaaaagtggcgtgacGGTACTATAAAATcaaaactattggtttgtaatagGGAGGGGTTTACAAAATCAAGTAACGAAAGTCCGGGTAAGGAAGAAGATGGAAGTAAGCAGGAGAGAAGAAATAAGCTTAAGAGGATTGGTTGTAAAGCACGGATGAGGTTATTTTTGAAGAATGGTGTGCTTTTAGTGGACCGGTTTCATGAAGaacataatcacgagcttgttgCTGTCAAAGATATGGAGTTTCAAAAATTATCGAAAAACATTTCCAAGTATCACATGGGACTAATTGTCTCAAATTCAAGG CTGAATATTGGAACAACAAGGACTTACAGAATGTGTAAGGAGGTTGTTAATGGGTACCACAATATAGGGGCTAGTTTGAACgacttcaaaaattttcaaagagACATAAAGTGTTTTATTCATGAAAGAGACGGACAACTTTTCATTGATCACTTCAAGAACATGGCAGAGACTCGGCCAGACTTCTACTTTGACTATGATGTTGACGTAGATGTAGCCTACGACGCGCAATTTGGGCGGATGGCATTGCTAGGAGGAACTACTCTGTCTTTGGAGATGCGGTTTCTTACGACCCTACTTACTCCACTAACAA CAAAAGAAACTACGGAATCGTTTAATTGGGTGTTCGAGAGGTTTTTGATTGCTATGCGGGGAAAGGAACCACAAGAAACTACTGGAATAATTGCGTCATTACCCGAAAAATTCAAGACAGCACGGCACCGGTTCTGCATGTGGCACATTATGAATAAGGTTCCCTGTAAGTATGGTAGCAAAAGGAAAGATTACCAGGTATTTCTAAAAAAGTTAAATGCTATTGTATGGGACGAGGAACTTGAAGCAGAGGAGTTCGACAATAGATGGTCAGCAATAATAGAGGAACACGTACCCGCTGACATTGAATGGTTTACGGACTACTATGATATAAGGAGGCAGTGGGTGATGGCGCACTGTAAGGACTTGAGAATGGGTGGTATTATGAGGACGACACAGCGGTCGGAAAGTGAAAACAATTTTTTCAAGAG TAAGTTGGCAATAGAGACTGATGGTGCGAAGATTTACACACATGATATTTTCGAGGACTTTCAAGAGGAGTTAAAGAATGCAATTGGTGGATTTAGTTGCAAGGGTTTCTTGGAGTCGAACAACTTAGAGGTTACTACCTTGAAGGATTCATTGGGAGGCCGTAATTTTGATGTTCAGTATAACCCAG GGACTTTTGAGGCGAGCTGTTCCTGTAAACTTTTTGAGAGGAAGGGAGTACTCTGCAGGCACATAATTTGGATTTATTCCGGTAATGGGGTAAATGAAATTCCGGAATCTGCGATTGCTAGGAGATGGACAAAGGATGCATTGCGGAGTGGTGACTATAGTACCGGGGAGTGTacagatgacatggatattatagaCAGTAAGCAACTTCAGATGACAAAATTGTGGTCGGAAATTCATGAAACAATTGGAGTGCTTGTTGATAAGGAAAAGGAAGACGTTGAAGGTCTTACTAATTTAATAAGGGAATTTAGAGAGAAGCTGACACCGGTAGGTGAGAAGTTGAATAAACAACAGGAAATGGAGAAATTACTTGGTTGTAAAGCAAGTAAGGAGATTTCTATACTGCCACCTAGATATTCcaaaaacaaagggagtgggaaaAGGATTTTGTCTAGTAAGGCGAAGGCCATTGCAATTGCCAGTAAGCCGAAACGCATGTGCAATAATTGCAAGCAAATGGCACACCATGACAAGAGGAACTGTCCTAACCCTTTTGCTGAGCATCCACCGCAATTGTCGGAATCAtctgaagaagaggaggaggaagaggaagaagtagAAGACTTGTCGGAGGAGTAG